One stretch of Rhodospirillaceae bacterium DNA includes these proteins:
- a CDS encoding winged helix-turn-helix transcriptional regulator, protein MSKAATQPRGSLKDPPPLLAGEVPYATTLHVRDCCLCLHVQRAARALARRFDEALRPLDLTNGQFSLLMSLNRPVPAGMGSVAQLLAMDRTTLTAALKPLERRKLIQVSVDPDDKRSRNLKLTAAGRRLLAKALPIWQQQHALVETQLPSSAPDRLRKDLLALS, encoded by the coding sequence ATGAGCAAAGCAGCGACGCAGCCGCGCGGGAGTCTCAAGGACCCGCCGCCTCTCCTGGCAGGCGAGGTGCCCTATGCCACCACGCTCCATGTGCGCGATTGCTGCCTCTGCCTCCATGTGCAGCGGGCGGCGCGCGCCCTGGCCCGGCGCTTCGACGAGGCCTTGCGGCCGCTCGATCTCACCAACGGGCAGTTCTCACTGCTGATGTCGCTCAATCGGCCGGTGCCGGCGGGGATGGGGTCGGTCGCGCAATTGCTGGCGATGGACCGCACGACCTTGACCGCGGCATTGAAGCCCCTGGAGCGGCGCAAGCTCATCCAGGTCAGCGTCGATCCCGACGACAAGCGCAGCCGGAATTTGAAGCTCACCGCCGCTGGGCGCAGATTGCTGGCGAAGGCCCTGCCGATCTGGCAGCAGCAGCACGCCCTGGTGGAGACGCAGTTGCCGAGTTCTGCCCCCGATCGGTTGCGCAAGGATCTCCTGGCACTGTCGTGA
- a CDS encoding acetyl/propionyl/methylcrotonyl-CoA carboxylase subunit alpha yields MFTKILIANRGEIACRVMTTARRMGIATVAVYSEADALARHVTLADEAVLIGPPPARESYLDGARIIAAAKQTGAEAIHPGYGFLSENAGFAEAVARAGLVFIGPPAKAIQAMGAKDAAKILMRKAGVPVVPGYEGDTQDDATLLKAAARIGYPVLIKAVMGGGGRGMRRVDRAEDLAEALASARREAQSAFGDAAVLIEKYLTRPRHIEVQVFADTQGNVVHLYERDCSLQRRHQKVIEEAPAPGLDEQTRRRMTDAAIAAAKAIDYVGAGTIEFIADADDLTQFFFMEMNTRLQVEHPVTEMVTGLDLVEWQLRVASGEKLPRLQHQIELCGHAIEARICAEDPARDFRPETGLILDWQVPQSPGLRLDAGIETGSAIGSHYDSLLGKLIASGADRAEALARLTPALEQTRLAGIASNLDLLARACAHADFRAGHVYTGFIADHAAELLAPTPLDDAGWAILALGEQLQLGSNDPSPWAATDNWRLGGPAPLDWHFELGGVDYTVSLQVTADGWRTPSHNLRLVSRDGHSLLVEVDGRQICAHLHADGVTRWLQIGAGRWRVRALGPFGRPPVRKDAGGARTSVVLAPMPGRIVAVLVNQGDVVAPGQIVLRLEAMKMEHNLAADIAGEVAGLLVGNGDQVVEGAELIRINAAPSVAT; encoded by the coding sequence ATGTTCACCAAGATCCTCATTGCCAACCGAGGCGAGATCGCTTGTCGCGTCATGACGACGGCGCGGCGGATGGGGATCGCGACGGTGGCGGTCTATTCCGAGGCCGACGCGTTGGCGCGCCATGTGACGCTGGCCGATGAGGCTGTGTTGATCGGTCCGCCGCCGGCGCGCGAATCCTACCTCGATGGTGCACGCATCATTGCGGCCGCCAAGCAGACCGGGGCGGAAGCCATTCATCCCGGTTACGGGTTCCTTTCCGAGAATGCAGGTTTTGCCGAGGCGGTGGCCAGGGCAGGTCTTGTCTTCATCGGGCCGCCGGCGAAGGCCATCCAGGCGATGGGCGCCAAGGATGCGGCGAAGATTCTGATGCGCAAGGCCGGTGTGCCCGTCGTGCCCGGATATGAAGGCGATACGCAGGATGATGCGACGCTGTTGAAGGCCGCGGCCAGGATCGGCTATCCGGTGCTGATCAAGGCGGTGATGGGTGGTGGTGGTCGCGGCATGCGCCGGGTCGACCGGGCCGAGGATCTCGCCGAAGCGCTGGCCTCCGCCAGGCGCGAGGCGCAGTCCGCTTTCGGCGATGCTGCGGTGCTGATCGAAAAATACCTCACCCGCCCGCGGCATATCGAGGTTCAGGTCTTCGCTGACACCCAGGGCAATGTGGTGCATCTCTATGAGCGCGATTGTTCGCTGCAGCGCCGCCACCAGAAGGTGATCGAGGAAGCGCCGGCTCCCGGCCTTGATGAGCAGACACGCAGGCGCATGACCGATGCCGCCATCGCTGCGGCCAAAGCGATCGATTATGTCGGCGCCGGCACGATCGAATTCATCGCCGATGCCGATGACCTCACGCAGTTCTTCTTCATGGAAATGAACACGCGGCTCCAGGTAGAACATCCGGTGACCGAGATGGTGACCGGCCTGGATCTCGTCGAATGGCAATTGCGCGTCGCCAGCGGCGAGAAACTGCCGCGCCTGCAGCACCAGATTGAACTCTGTGGCCATGCCATCGAGGCGCGCATCTGCGCAGAGGACCCGGCTCGCGATTTCCGCCCGGAAACCGGTCTGATTCTGGATTGGCAGGTGCCGCAAAGTCCGGGCCTGCGTCTCGATGCCGGTATCGAGACAGGCAGCGCCATCGGCAGCCATTACGACTCCCTGCTCGGCAAGCTGATTGCCTCCGGTGCCGACCGCGCTGAGGCGCTGGCGCGCTTGACGCCGGCACTCGAACAGACGCGCTTGGCCGGTATCGCCAGTAATCTTGATCTGCTGGCGCGTGCCTGTGCGCATGCCGATTTCCGTGCCGGTCATGTCTATACCGGTTTCATCGCCGACCATGCCGCGGAATTGCTGGCGCCAACGCCGCTTGATGATGCCGGCTGGGCGATCCTGGCTCTGGGCGAGCAGCTTCAGCTTGGCAGCAATGATCCATCGCCCTGGGCCGCCACCGACAATTGGCGCCTGGGCGGCCCGGCGCCGCTCGACTGGCATTTCGAACTGGGGGGTGTGGATTACACCGTTTCGCTGCAGGTGACGGCCGATGGCTGGCGCACGCCATCGCACAATCTGCGCCTCGTTTCGCGTGATGGGCACAGCCTGCTGGTAGAGGTCGACGGCCGGCAAATCTGCGCCCATCTCCATGCCGATGGCGTCACGCGCTGGTTGCAGATCGGCGCTGGTCGCTGGCGGGTGCGGGCGCTGGGGCCGTTCGGCCGGCCACCGGTGCGCAAGGATGCCGGCGGTGCGCGCACCTCGGTGGTGCTGGCGCCGATGCCGGGGCGCATTGTCGCTGTGCTGGTCAATCAGGGCGATGTGGTGGCACCCGGGCAGATCGTGCTGCGGCTCGAGGCCATGAAGATGGAACATAACCTCGCTGCCGATATTGCCGGCGAGGTCGCCGGATTGCTGGTCGGCAATGGCGACCAGGTGGTGGAAGGCGCGGAACTCATCCGCATCAACGCGGCGCCTTCGGTGGCGACATGA
- a CDS encoding GNAT family N-acetyltransferase: protein MTQPTLALAADNPDADTADAGAAPGAGPFVIPTLSTARLVLNAFTAEDVPALARILANPEVVRGITANSSTPARARKVAAHRIGWHNKSWDSHGHGIWAVRLPEHDTAGDTAPGNAGTPGALIGWCGFSPPDLGTDPELLYGLDPRYWGQGLAHEAASAAIDWLLAQVAPQAPHLPAAQYRTPQQKPRPRFQGISLVVFGRLNPASLALATKLGFERKGRMSMADFMPDRVFAKEVVEYEIWRLGKSRSDDPVLLLFQAAFKAGQIASLLPSQAARIELALCDAACQRRDMPDMDASERLMRTRIAFQAGLNEPHLDWLHRKR, encoded by the coding sequence ATGACCCAGCCCACCCTTGCCCTCGCCGCCGATAACCCTGACGCCGATACCGCTGACGCCGGGGCCGCGCCCGGGGCCGGTCCCTTCGTCATCCCGACACTCTCCACGGCGCGCCTCGTTCTCAATGCCTTCACGGCGGAAGACGTGCCGGCGCTGGCGCGGATTCTTGCCAATCCCGAGGTCGTCCGCGGCATCACCGCCAACAGCTCGACCCCGGCGCGTGCCCGCAAGGTCGCTGCCCATCGCATCGGCTGGCACAACAAGAGCTGGGACAGCCACGGCCATGGCATCTGGGCCGTGCGCCTCCCAGAACACGACACAGCGGGCGACACCGCGCCCGGCAATGCTGGCACACCTGGCGCCCTCATCGGCTGGTGCGGCTTCTCACCGCCCGATCTCGGCACCGATCCGGAACTCCTCTACGGCCTCGATCCCCGGTATTGGGGCCAAGGCCTCGCCCATGAAGCGGCCAGCGCCGCCATCGACTGGCTGTTGGCGCAAGTTGCGCCGCAAGCCCCTCATCTTCCGGCCGCGCAATACCGGACGCCGCAGCAGAAGCCGCGGCCGCGCTTCCAGGGCATCTCGCTGGTGGTGTTCGGCCGCCTCAACCCGGCCTCGCTGGCGCTGGCGACAAAGCTCGGCTTCGAGCGCAAGGGCCGCATGAGCATGGCCGATTTCATGCCCGACCGCGTCTTTGCGAAGGAGGTGGTGGAGTATGAGATCTGGCGCCTCGGCAAATCGCGCAGCGACGATCCGGTTTTGTTGCTGTTCCAGGCCGCGTTCAAGGCGGGCCAGATCGCGAGCCTCCTCCCCAGCCAGGCCGCGCGCATCGAGCTTGCCCTGTGCGATGCCGCCTGCCAGCGCCGCGACATGCCCGACATGGACGCCTCCGAACGCCTGATGCGCACCCGCATCGCCTTCCAGGCCGGGCTCAACGAGCCCCATCTCGACTGGCTGCACCGGAAGAGATAA
- a CDS encoding sugar ABC transporter permease, translating into MTATTHRSKPLLARIGESRGALGFLFMLPAAILLLLFLTYPLGLGIWLGFTDEKIGRPGIFIGLENYEYLLDDSVFWLSVFNTLLYTSVASALKFALGLWLALLLNENLPFKAFFRAIVLLPWVVPTVLSAIAFWWIYDAQFSIVSWVLVDWGIIDQPINFLGDPNNARASVIAANVWRGIPFVAITLLAGLQTIPPSLYEAATLDGAGSWQRFRFVTFPLLTPIIAIVMTFSVLFTFTDFQLIYVLTRGGPVNATHLMATLSFQRGISGGNLGEGAAIAVAMIPFLLAAILFSFFGLQRRRWQQGGGE; encoded by the coding sequence ATGACCGCAACCACCCACCGCAGCAAGCCGCTCCTCGCCCGCATCGGCGAGAGCCGCGGCGCGCTCGGCTTCCTTTTCATGCTGCCGGCCGCAATCCTCCTGCTGCTGTTCCTCACCTATCCGCTGGGCCTGGGCATCTGGCTGGGCTTCACCGATGAGAAGATCGGCCGCCCCGGCATCTTCATCGGCCTCGAGAATTACGAATATCTGCTGGATGACAGCGTGTTCTGGCTCTCGGTCTTCAACACACTGCTCTATACCAGCGTCGCCTCCGCCCTGAAATTCGCCCTCGGCCTATGGCTGGCCCTGCTGCTCAACGAGAATCTGCCGTTCAAGGCCTTCTTCCGCGCCATCGTATTGCTGCCCTGGGTCGTCCCCACCGTGCTCTCCGCCATCGCCTTCTGGTGGATCTATGACGCGCAGTTCTCGATCGTCTCCTGGGTGCTGGTGGATTGGGGCATCATCGACCAGCCGATCAATTTCCTCGGCGATCCCAACAATGCGCGCGCCTCGGTGATCGCAGCCAATGTCTGGCGCGGCATTCCCTTCGTCGCCATCACGTTGCTGGCCGGCCTGCAGACCATTCCGCCCTCGCTCTATGAGGCAGCGACGCTCGACGGCGCCGGCTCCTGGCAGCGCTTCCGCTTCGTGACCTTTCCGCTCTTGACGCCCATCATCGCCATCGTGATGACCTTCTCGGTCCTCTTCACCTTCACCGATTTCCAGCTCATCTATGTGCTGACGCGCGGTGGTCCGGTGAACGCTACGCATCTCATGGCGACACTCAGTTTCCAGCGCGGCATCTCCGGCGGCAATCTCGGCGAGGGGGCTGCCATCGCCGTCGCCATGATCCCGTTCCTGCTGGCAGCCATTCTCTTCAGCTTCTTCGGCCTGCAGCGCCGCCGCTGGCAACAAGGCGGGGGTGAGTGA
- a CDS encoding MAPEG family protein: MSITPLYAGPLALLFLILSLRVIGRRRTLQVGLGDGGDADLARRIRVAANCGEYVPLVLILMVLAELQGAPHFLLHATGAALLAGRALHAYGVSHAPENYRYRTTGMILTIAALVTAMSATFTLGVMQALG; the protein is encoded by the coding sequence ATGAGCATCACCCCGCTTTATGCCGGCCCGCTCGCCCTCTTGTTCCTGATCCTCTCTTTGCGCGTGATCGGCCGCCGCCGCACGCTGCAGGTGGGGCTTGGCGATGGCGGCGATGCCGACCTCGCCCGCCGCATCCGCGTCGCCGCCAATTGCGGCGAGTATGTCCCGCTGGTCCTCATCCTGATGGTTCTCGCGGAACTGCAGGGCGCACCCCACTTTCTCCTCCACGCCACCGGCGCCGCCTTGCTCGCCGGCCGCGCCCTGCACGCCTATGGCGTCAGCCACGCACCGGAGAATTACCGCTACCGCACCACCGGCATGATCCTCACCATCGCCGCCCTGGTGACGGCCATGAGCGCCACGTTCACCCTGGGCGTGATGCAAGCGTTGGGGTGA
- a CDS encoding hydroxymethylglutaryl-CoA lyase, which produces MTLPAKVRIVEVGPRDGLQNEKVAVPAAVKIELIEDLAAAGLSEIEAGAFVSPKWVPQMADSAAVLAGLKRDPAKRYPVLVPNLQGFEAAIAAGAREVAVFAAASESFARRNTNCSIAESLERFRPVMVRAAEIGIPVRGYISCVLGCPYEGEIAPRAVADVAKALKDMGCYEISLGDTIGVGTPLATRRLIEAVASHVPTAELAAHFHDTYGQALANLLMALQMGIGVVDASVAGLGGCPYAQGATGNVATEDVVFMLNGMGIETGIDLDKLAAAGWRVLHHIGREPTARVSRAMWQKQQKSQA; this is translated from the coding sequence ATGACCCTGCCTGCCAAGGTCCGCATCGTCGAGGTGGGGCCGCGTGACGGCTTGCAGAACGAGAAGGTCGCGGTGCCGGCCGCTGTGAAGATTGAACTCATTGAAGATCTTGCGGCTGCTGGATTGTCGGAGATCGAGGCCGGCGCCTTCGTCTCGCCGAAATGGGTGCCGCAGATGGCGGATTCCGCGGCCGTGCTCGCGGGTTTGAAGCGTGATCCGGCGAAGCGCTATCCGGTACTTGTGCCCAATCTGCAAGGGTTTGAGGCGGCGATCGCTGCCGGTGCGCGCGAGGTCGCGGTGTTCGCGGCGGCCTCGGAATCCTTTGCGCGCAGGAACACCAATTGTTCTATCGCCGAAAGCCTTGAGCGGTTCCGGCCTGTGATGGTGCGGGCGGCGGAAATTGGGATTCCTGTCCGTGGCTATATTTCCTGCGTGCTCGGCTGTCCCTATGAGGGCGAGATCGCGCCCAGGGCCGTGGCGGATGTCGCTAAAGCCTTGAAAGACATGGGCTGTTACGAGATTTCACTGGGCGATACGATCGGGGTCGGCACGCCCTTGGCGACCCGCCGGCTGATCGAGGCGGTGGCCAGCCACGTGCCGACCGCTGAGCTTGCCGCGCATTTCCACGATACCTATGGCCAGGCCTTGGCCAATCTGCTGATGGCGCTGCAGATGGGGATCGGCGTCGTCGATGCATCGGTCGCTGGCCTCGGCGGCTGTCCCTATGCGCAAGGGGCGACCGGCAATGTCGCCACCGAGGATGTCGTGTTTATGCTTAACGGCATGGGTATTGAAACCGGCATCGATCTCGACAAACTTGCCGCCGCAGGCTGGCGTGTTCTCCATCACATCGGACGCGAACCGACTGCGCGCGTCTCGCGGGCGATGTGGCAGAAACAGCAGAAATCACAGGCCTAA
- a CDS encoding PAS domain-containing protein — MPPDSDHPQPYPRTTDMAEMARRCAPETLGFYRYWDSKRRNPDGSPRRMPRRSDIDPLEMKRWLPFLQLIEVHDHPDGRSLVYRLVGQAEVAVRGYNPTGRTIAECAIGKESSDPMGNYNLVIDGRTPVYDWSRIPHPAGFLVSQECILLPLSDDDASVNMVITFGKIVSTLDQVRNRPPRL; from the coding sequence ATGCCTCCGGACAGCGATCATCCCCAGCCCTATCCCCGCACCACCGACATGGCGGAGATGGCGCGCCGTTGCGCGCCGGAGACCTTGGGCTTCTACCGCTATTGGGACAGCAAGCGCCGGAACCCCGACGGTTCGCCGCGCCGGATGCCGAGGCGCAGCGACATCGACCCGCTTGAGATGAAGCGCTGGCTCCCCTTCCTGCAACTGATCGAGGTCCATGACCACCCCGACGGCCGCAGCCTCGTCTACCGGCTGGTGGGCCAGGCCGAGGTCGCGGTGCGCGGCTACAACCCGACCGGCCGCACGATCGCGGAATGTGCCATCGGCAAGGAAAGTTCGGATCCGATGGGCAATTACAATCTGGTCATCGATGGCCGCACGCCGGTCTATGACTGGTCGCGGATCCCGCACCCGGCCGGGTTCCTGGTGAGCCAGGAATGCATCCTCCTCCCGCTCTCCGATGACGATGCAAGCGTCAACATGGTGATCACCTTCGGCAAGATCGTCTCCACCCTCGACCAGGTGCGCAACCGCCCACCCAGACTGTGA
- a CDS encoding SAM-dependent DNA methyltransferase, whose translation MLDGGYGTFALSTSEEDLWRQGDPAAWAWSSDIPHHVTVTVNRVAVVRWDRPNEPRIFERGGVERSLIKFYSYLTDDRLRSNKSVVDHLLGLFRRIRSLSHAAGIADERTTDIFVATLAGMIAHEEVLGHPERFGLAPDVLDLQASLDSVGLAAAQDEISRASGSLSLLKLHPALAVRHAGGQLFQEAHFELLRAPNSLDLFGLIGAPDVKVSSRGGTHYTPPALARSVVEQALGALGHIHTRKQLTICDPACGSGAFLHEVLRALRRSEFKGQLVIVGQDISTAAIAMAGFVLHTALRDWSPAGGVKLKLHAGDSLADLGVPKADLIVMNPPFLAFGSQTPLQREQLRAAMAGAGTARGDLSMAFIIKGLQSLKPGGVLGALFPASLLSLKAAAPWREMLLDLGEIQLLASIGDFGLFSHAMVQVACAVIRNGKSLHPEDATALVSGNDPKATGGALRWLRKLNYKTPSTPITETEWSLFPIPLSGLRRRSTWRFPSPSSDRILRALQDTQLPALSHLFDVRQGIQTGLNEALLLVEDDWQKLPLKERHFFRLATMSDSIQNGLVKKPYRLFFPHSESGPLFSDEQKVRAAVPRYFDRFLEPYRDRLMKRASIVRARRSDWWGLMRPRAWSFSPTPKIVSKFFAAEGGFAGDYEATYVPVMGHAWFPKDALSNAMEESLPITQILAAYVAFFNSTVFVRILASMLHMLQGAV comes from the coding sequence ATGCTTGATGGTGGCTACGGAACCTTTGCTTTGTCTACTTCGGAAGAAGATTTGTGGCGGCAAGGTGATCCCGCCGCATGGGCCTGGTCGAGCGACATTCCCCATCATGTCACTGTGACGGTAAATCGTGTTGCTGTCGTTCGGTGGGATCGGCCAAACGAGCCGAGAATTTTTGAGCGCGGTGGGGTGGAGCGCAGTCTCATCAAGTTCTATAGCTACCTAACAGACGATCGGCTGAGATCCAACAAGAGTGTAGTTGATCACCTTCTAGGATTATTCCGCCGCATAAGGTCATTGAGTCATGCTGCTGGAATTGCCGATGAACGTACGACCGACATATTCGTGGCTACTCTTGCGGGAATGATCGCGCATGAAGAAGTTCTGGGGCATCCAGAGCGTTTCGGTTTAGCGCCAGATGTTTTGGACTTACAAGCTAGCCTCGATTCAGTTGGGCTCGCCGCTGCACAGGATGAAATTTCTCGTGCCTCTGGGTCTCTTTCTTTGTTGAAACTGCATCCGGCGCTAGCCGTGCGACACGCCGGCGGACAATTATTTCAAGAAGCCCACTTTGAATTGCTTCGCGCTCCTAACTCCCTAGATTTATTTGGCTTGATTGGTGCCCCAGACGTAAAGGTTTCCTCGCGCGGGGGCACACACTACACCCCTCCAGCGCTCGCTCGTAGCGTGGTGGAGCAGGCTTTGGGTGCGTTAGGCCATATACATACTCGCAAACAACTGACGATATGCGATCCGGCCTGTGGTTCAGGAGCATTTCTTCATGAGGTGCTCCGCGCGTTGCGGCGTTCAGAGTTCAAGGGGCAATTAGTTATAGTTGGGCAGGACATTTCCACAGCGGCCATCGCGATGGCCGGTTTTGTCCTGCATACTGCCTTACGAGATTGGTCGCCAGCCGGTGGGGTTAAGCTTAAGTTACACGCCGGCGATTCGCTTGCAGACCTCGGGGTTCCTAAAGCCGATCTCATAGTCATGAATCCACCATTCCTCGCATTTGGATCGCAGACGCCGCTCCAACGTGAGCAATTGCGCGCGGCGATGGCCGGCGCCGGGACTGCGCGCGGCGATTTAAGTATGGCGTTTATCATAAAGGGGCTCCAATCACTCAAGCCAGGAGGTGTGTTGGGTGCATTATTCCCAGCTAGTCTTTTGTCGCTAAAAGCCGCAGCGCCATGGCGCGAAATGCTACTAGACTTGGGAGAAATTCAACTGCTGGCCTCGATCGGTGATTTTGGATTGTTCAGCCACGCGATGGTACAGGTGGCGTGTGCAGTGATCCGAAATGGCAAGTCATTGCACCCGGAAGACGCGACGGCGCTTGTTTCTGGAAATGATCCAAAGGCGACGGGAGGTGCTCTCCGATGGCTTCGTAAGCTGAACTACAAGACGCCCTCCACGCCAATAACAGAAACAGAATGGAGTCTGTTTCCCATACCACTATCCGGTTTGAGGCGGCGTTCAACTTGGCGGTTCCCATCTCCAAGCAGTGATCGCATTTTGCGGGCGCTACAAGACACTCAACTGCCTGCCTTAAGTCACCTGTTCGATGTTCGCCAAGGCATTCAAACCGGCCTAAATGAGGCCTTGCTACTAGTTGAAGATGATTGGCAAAAGTTGCCTCTGAAAGAACGACATTTCTTTCGCTTGGCTACAATGTCGGACTCTATTCAGAATGGGCTCGTCAAAAAACCGTATCGGCTATTTTTCCCGCACTCCGAATCTGGCCCACTTTTTAGTGATGAGCAGAAAGTAAGAGCCGCGGTGCCTAGGTATTTTGATCGTTTCCTTGAGCCATATCGCGACCGACTAATGAAGCGTGCCTCGATAGTTAGGGCGCGACGGTCAGATTGGTGGGGGTTAATGCGCCCTCGTGCCTGGAGTTTCTCGCCGACACCGAAGATCGTATCGAAGTTTTTTGCAGCCGAAGGTGGGTTTGCGGGTGACTACGAAGCAACATACGTTCCTGTTATGGGACACGCTTGGTTTCCAAAAGATGCCCTTTCAAATGCAATGGAAGAATCGCTTCCAATCACACAAATTCTTGCTGCTTACGTCGCCTTTTTCAATTCAACAGTATTTGTTCGGATTTTGGCCTCTATGCTCCACATGTTGCAGGGGGCAGTATGA
- a CDS encoding enoyl-CoA hydratase/isomerase family protein, whose product MTDIDFQKSGRVAQIIINRPERHNALDIAMIDEFHGALDQVGADKNIRVLQIRARGTSFCAGADINWMRRMAEYDAASNIADAKRLAGLFEKIAFMTMPTVAVVNGPAYGGGIGIVSACDFAIAAPTAEFVLSEVKLGLIPAVISPHIIRAIGANAAKRLFLTGAKFGAAEAQRLGLLSDVVAADQLDAAAEALSKQLLENAPEAMAEAKELVQFVSSLPLGRAVIDGTAERIAKRRASAEGKEGLTAFLEKRTPSWRKD is encoded by the coding sequence ATGACCGATATCGATTTCCAGAAATCCGGCCGCGTCGCCCAGATCATCATCAACCGGCCGGAACGCCACAACGCCCTCGACATCGCCATGATCGACGAGTTCCACGGCGCGCTCGACCAGGTTGGAGCGGACAAGAACATACGTGTCCTGCAAATCCGCGCCCGCGGCACCAGCTTCTGCGCCGGTGCCGACATCAACTGGATGCGCCGCATGGCGGAATATGACGCGGCCAGCAACATCGCCGACGCCAAGCGCCTCGCCGGCCTGTTCGAGAAGATCGCCTTCATGACCATGCCGACCGTCGCCGTGGTGAATGGGCCGGCCTATGGCGGCGGCATCGGCATCGTCTCGGCCTGCGACTTCGCAATCGCCGCACCGACTGCGGAATTTGTACTCTCTGAAGTAAAGCTCGGCCTCATCCCCGCGGTGATCAGCCCCCATATCATCCGCGCGATCGGCGCCAATGCCGCCAAGCGCCTGTTCCTGACCGGCGCCAAGTTCGGCGCAGCCGAAGCGCAGCGCCTAGGGCTGCTCAGCGACGTAGTGGCGGCCGATCAACTTGACGCTGCTGCCGAGGCGCTTTCGAAGCAATTGCTGGAGAATGCGCCGGAAGCGATGGCGGAGGCCAAGGAACTGGTCCAGTTCGTGTCCTCGCTGCCGCTGGGCCGCGCGGTCATCGATGGCACCGCCGAGCGCATCGCCAAGCGTCGCGCCAGCGCCGAGGGGAAGGAAGGCCTGACCGCCTTTCTTGAAAAGCGCACGCCGTCATGGCGCAAGGATTGA
- the gabT gene encoding 4-aminobutyrate--2-oxoglutarate transaminase, producing the protein MTSNANLQQRRVAAVPRGVGNAYAIFAESAKGAEITDVEGKRHIDFAGGIAVMNTGHGHPKIIKAVKDQLDKFSHTCFQVNPYESYIRSAERLNKLAPGSTPKKTIFLTTGAEAVENAVKIARSYTKRSGIIAFSGAFHGRTLMGMALTGKVAPYKTGFGPFPSDVFHVPFPDPALNDGGAQSLKILETLFKADIGPDNVAAIIIEPVQGEGGFNVVPFEFMRALRDICTKHGIMFIVDEIQTGFARTGKMFAHEHSGIEADLITVAKSLAGGFPLSGVIGKAEIMDGPAAGGLGGTYGGSPIGCAAANAVLDVMEEEKLVERANIIGKQMTDRLNDMKKRNSFGNRISGIRGLGAMVACDVVKSDGSPDAELTKAITQKAGENGLILLSCGVYANTLRFLMPLVAEEKLISEGFDILEKTIAQAIEGATKVA; encoded by the coding sequence ATGACGTCGAATGCGAATCTGCAGCAGCGCCGCGTGGCGGCCGTGCCACGGGGTGTCGGCAACGCCTATGCGATCTTTGCCGAGAGCGCCAAGGGCGCCGAGATCACCGATGTCGAAGGCAAGCGCCATATCGATTTCGCGGGCGGCATCGCCGTCATGAACACCGGCCATGGCCATCCGAAGATCATCAAGGCGGTGAAGGACCAGCTCGACAAGTTCAGCCACACCTGCTTCCAGGTGAACCCGTATGAGAGCTATATCCGCTCGGCGGAACGCCTCAACAAGCTGGCGCCCGGCTCCACGCCGAAGAAGACCATCTTTCTGACCACCGGTGCCGAAGCGGTCGAGAACGCGGTCAAGATCGCGCGCTCCTACACCAAGCGGAGCGGCATCATCGCCTTCTCCGGCGCTTTCCACGGCCGCACCCTGATGGGCATGGCCTTGACCGGCAAGGTCGCCCCCTACAAGACCGGCTTCGGCCCGTTCCCCTCGGACGTATTCCACGTGCCGTTCCCGGACCCGGCGTTGAACGATGGCGGCGCGCAGAGCCTGAAGATCCTCGAGACCCTGTTCAAGGCCGATATCGGCCCGGACAATGTGGCGGCGATCATCATCGAGCCGGTGCAGGGCGAGGGCGGCTTCAACGTGGTGCCGTTCGAGTTCATGCGGGCACTTCGCGACATCTGCACCAAGCACGGCATCATGTTCATCGTCGACGAGATCCAGACCGGTTTTGCGCGCACCGGCAAGATGTTCGCCCATGAGCATAGCGGCATCGAAGCCGACCTCATCACGGTGGCAAAGTCGCTGGCCGGCGGCTTCCCGCTCTCCGGCGTCATCGGCAAGGCCGAGATCATGGACGGCCCCGCGGCCGGTGGCTTAGGCGGCACCTATGGCGGCAGCCCCATCGGCTGTGCCGCTGCCAACGCGGTCCTTGACGTGATGGAAGAGGAAAAGCTGGTCGAGCGCGCCAACATCATCGGCAAGCAGATGACCGACCGCTTGAACGACATGAAGAAGCGCAACAGCTTCGGCAACCGCATCAGCGGCATCCGGGGCTTAGGGGCCATGGTCGCCTGCGACGTGGTGAAGTCGGACGGCTCGCCCGATGCCGAGCTCACCAAGGCCATCACCCAGAAGGCCGGCGAGAACGGCCTCATCCTGCTCTCTTGCGGCGTCTATGCCAACACGCTCCGCTTCCTCATGCCGCTGGTGGCGGAAGAGAAGCTGATCTCCGAAGGCTTCGACATCCTGGAAAAGACCATCGCCCAGGCGATCGAGGGCGCGACGAAAGTGGCGTAG